From the genome of Solanum dulcamara chromosome 12, daSolDulc1.2, whole genome shotgun sequence:
TCCAATGGTGCCTCCAAATTCCCAACAAATCCAGCAATTCCTCAGCAGTGTTCTCTCTCAGCGTGGTCCTTCTGCACTTCCTTATACTGAAGATGTCAAATGGTTGATCCGTCAACATCTGCTTTCTTTAATCGACATTTATCCTTCACTTCAGCCGAAAACAGCTTCTTTCACTCATAATGATGGACGTACTGTCAATCTATTGCAGGCTGTAGGTACTGTTCCGATGGTTTATTTGAATATTACGTATAATATTCCGGTGATTATTTGGTTAATGGAATCTTACCCACGTCATCCGCCTTTGGTTTTTGTGAATCCGACAAGGGATATGGTTGTTAAACGATCTCATCCGTTTGTGAATCCATCTGGGGTTGTGTCGATTCCTTATTTGCAGAATTGGATATACCCTAGTTCGAATCTTACTGAATTGGTTCGTAATTTGAGTCATTTTTTTGGACGGGATCCTCCGCTTTATGCGAAAGTACAAGCACCTCCATCAAACCCTAACCCTAGTCCTAGACCTAGTCCTAACCCTCATCCTCCGCCAAGTACGAGTTTTTCTAATCACAATTCGCCAGTTGGGTCATCTGGAATCCGACCCGCAATACCTCCTCGGGCATATCAACCACCACCCTATGGTGAAGTGAAAACGGATAATCCGGAGGAGGTTTATAGGCGGAACGCGATAGATATGCTGGTTGTTAGCTTGCATAAGGATATAGTAGGGTTGAAGGAAACACAGGAGAAGGATGTGGATGGGTTGGTTAATGCTCAGGGAGTATTGAAGCAGCGAGAGAAGCAGTTGAAACAGGGTTTAAAGGAAATGCAGGATGAGAAAGAGGGGCTGGAGCAGCAATTACAGATGGTTCTGATGAATAGTGATGTATTAGAGGGATGGCTGAGGGAAAATGAGGGGAAAGTGACCAGTTTAGGGAATGTGGATGTGGATACAGCGTTTGAGCCCTGTGATGATCTTTCCAAGCAGATGCTAGATTGCACGGCATCAGATTTGGCTTTAGAAGATGTGATTTATTCGTTGGACAAAGCCATACAGGGTGGGGCAATACCATTTGACCAGTACTTGAGGAACATAAGGTTGTTATCGCGCGAGCAATTCTTTCATCGCGCTACAGCATCAAAAGTTAGGGCTGCTCAGATGCAAGCTCAAGTTGCTAATATGGCTGCTAGAACATCACCATATGCATTGTGATAGACATCTTAATCACTTGCAGTCGTGTTCACAACAGACTGGAAGTCAATATATTTTCAGGTTGGTTACTTGTGAATAATCTGTCAATGTGCTATATCTTTACCAATAGAATTTGACACTACATTTTGGCATAGGTGTTTAATTGGTATTTATTGGTTGTATCATTTTGTTACCAAAGTATAATTACATTGAAGGGATTTCCCCTACAATGATATTACGGTTTTCATTTCTGTCAAGTCATTTGAAGTTTCTATGGgattgagattttggaccaACAATTAGTGTTCTGTCACTCTCCCAGAAATGAGTAGTAAGAGGTTCCAACTCTTTCGTCTTCTCCCTTAGTCTCTGCAGTTGGGCGGTTTTTAGGATGGATGTCTATACCGAGTAATCATTTTAAATTGCAGTTGTAGGACTTTTAATAATGAATGATTTAATAAGGTACATATATAGTGATCAACattctgttcaaatacatatgtatattttcTCCTTCTAATGCTATTTGTTTAAACATGGAGTTTGAAGATGTGCGACTTATATAGTAAGTGATAGTGGAAGAAAATGCTACGGCAATAGTTGAGAAGTTAGttgaatataaaatttgaaatagcTTACTGAATCCGGTTTATTGAAAGTTGCAGAGAAatagaatgatatcaaaattttgaaacgttccaaaatatgaaaaatgtcATATGAATTGGAATAGTGTGAGTGTTTGGAACTACAATTCTTGCTTTCTAGTGTATTGGAGCATGGAGTGACATAAGTATCGTTCAGGAGAACAATAAGTACCCAATCAAACTTGTCCCGAATTTTCAGTTACACACCTGTGCTCGGTAGGATCCTCCTATTAACCTTACATTCAATGCTTTTGTGGTGCCTAATGAGGACCTGCTgcttggactcttcaaaaatatcgaCGGGTGCGTGTTGGATCCTCCAAAGTGGTGCATTATTGGAAAATCCGACACGGGTTTGGAAACTTTTTGGAGAGTCTAAGCAACATAGCTTGCAATTGCTAATGATTAGAATGACTTGTGGTGGTGTAGTATTCTTTGTATGGTTGATGAATTTGGCTTCAAGTTGAGGGTGTATGGAGTGGAGGATCTTTTGAAAAGATTAAGTTATGACCATTTCACGTGGAAAATGGAATCCGAAGAATGCTAGGGTTATAACTTTTATTGGAATACGTCTTCGGCATTTTGATCTAGAAGACTTGAGATTAAGTCAGGTGAGATCTGAAGAATGCTAGGTTTGTAACTTTTATTGGAATATGTCCCATGCATTTTGATCTAGAAGACTTGAGATtaagtcaggtgaggtctgAAGAATGCTAGGGTTGTTACTTTAATTGGAATATGTCCCAGGCATTTTGATCTAGAAGACTTGAGATGAAGTCATGCTCACCGCCATCGTTCGTTCAAGCTTTGTGGCTCCCACAAAAATGATAGAAGCCTGGGATGCTCTCCAGACATTATCTTGAAGTAGAGTCTCGAGTTCTTCATTTACTGTTGATTTGCAAACTGCGTAAAAGCATTGGATACTTTTGACACAAGTTATAAATTGAGTAGAAAAATTAAGAGAGACATATGGTACTTGTTTTGCTTTTTCATTGGATGATGACACTCCCCTCTCATGCTGTCATACTAGAAAGTCATTATCCAGGTGAAACATATACTTGTGACAACATATTAGCTTTTGTTGTTGCTCAACGACTGCCTGTTTATGCCAGTGTTACATTATGATTCTTTTAAAATAGATATGCcacatattatttttaaaaaatcatatccAGGTGAAACTTAAACTTGAAGACGGTGCTCATGTTTTTCATAAAGAACTCAGTTGATCGGGGTGGATGTCTGAGCTTGTGCTCTGATTTTCTATTTTGTGCGTCTTTTGCTTTCGTTGATTTTCAAACTTTGTGCACCTCTGTGCCATGCAAACATACATATCAGCAGTGCAGTTTACTTTTGTTCCTCCAAAAAGAAACAGCATCCATCAGTTGAGTCTGTTAATCCACTTGATAACACATGAATGTACACATAAACGTCTGTACATGCattgtatgtgtgtgtgtatacgCTAAAGCAAATTATAGTATGTTCTTGAAAGTTACTAGTTTCAattctttgaaaaataaaactaaGCGCTGTAAGGAACTAGCAGTCAGCCAAGTAACAATAATaagtaataatgataataagtAACACCTTTCTCACTGCACGAGCAAATCCAtattataaatatgtaaatGTGACCTTAACTGCCTTTATTTTAAGCAATTATTCGCTCAAAGAACAAAAGCAAGCACTGAGACAATTTCGAACAAAGAAACAATACATTTAAAGTGAAATGGAAAGGCATTTCCTCTTTCGTGCTACCTACTTTTTTTCCATTCAATTCCATTAACAAGCACAGGAAATGACGGGTTGAACGAAGCCCACCCAAttaacaatttatttattttttaaaaaaggaaccAAAGAGACTGAGTGGTATGATCTAGTTGGCAGGTTTTACAAGTGCAAATGTGTTTACCTGCAATGGAGAAATCAGAAGTTCATACATGTaaattcaaataatatactGGACTGCATATGAACGTACGACTTGaagcatttttttttttgactccTTTACCTATACTATGTCAGAGGATTCAATAgtctataaataataataaaaatgtgTTTATTCTGTTTCACCATAATATAATTTTGCTACGAAGGGGCTAATTGGACCCCCTTGACAATACCTAGCCCTTCTCCTGGCGGTATTTAAACCAAACCGGGGCAGTTGAAAAGGTTCACAACAGACCAAGAATGGCAAGTATTGTATTCTAGACCTTTT
Proteins encoded in this window:
- the LOC129876126 gene encoding protein ELC-like — its product is MVPPNSQQIQQFLSSVLSQRGPSALPYTEDVKWLIRQHLLSLIDIYPSLQPKTASFTHNDGRTVNLLQAVGTVPMVYLNITYNIPVIIWLMESYPRHPPLVFVNPTRDMVVKRSHPFVNPSGVVSIPYLQNWIYPSSNLTELVRNLSHFFGRDPPLYAKVQAPPSNPNPSPRPSPNPHPPPSTSFSNHNSPVGSSGIRPAIPPRAYQPPPYGEVKTDNPEEVYRRNAIDMLVVSLHKDIVGLKETQEKDVDGLVNAQGVLKQREKQLKQGLKEMQDEKEGLEQQLQMVLMNSDVLEGWLRENEGKVTSLGNVDVDTAFEPCDDLSKQMLDCTASDLALEDVIYSLDKAIQGGAIPFDQYLRNIRLLSREQFFHRATASKVRAAQMQAQVANMAARTSPYAL